From Salinirubrum litoreum, one genomic window encodes:
- a CDS encoding helix-turn-helix transcriptional regulator, whose translation MESALEEIEFLALSPNRVETLRLLAESAHTRRELVEATGASQPTLGRILSDFEERSWVERDGSDYRATVTGRLVSRGFDDLLDVLAADTDLRPVVEWLPGDAITFDLRHLTDATITTPSRVRPNAPVQRAVDLLSDAERVRVVSYALNEQSLDVIADRTAAGEQTFEGVVSAAAVDALADDSQLRGRLRDLLGAQGAEMRVVDDPIPVAATVADDVVHLFLRDDAGILRASLDVASPAVRTWADDLFDRYWADADPLTVDQV comes from the coding sequence ATGGAGTCGGCCCTCGAAGAGATCGAGTTCCTCGCGCTCTCGCCGAACCGCGTCGAGACGCTCAGACTCCTCGCCGAGTCCGCACACACGCGGAGAGAACTCGTCGAGGCGACCGGTGCCTCACAGCCGACGCTCGGGCGCATCCTCTCCGATTTCGAGGAGCGGTCGTGGGTCGAACGGGACGGGAGCGACTACCGGGCGACCGTCACGGGACGGCTGGTCTCTCGGGGCTTCGACGACCTGCTGGACGTGTTGGCCGCGGACACCGACCTCCGCCCGGTGGTCGAGTGGCTTCCCGGCGACGCGATCACCTTCGACCTGCGGCATCTCACCGACGCGACGATCACGACACCGAGTCGGGTCCGACCGAACGCGCCGGTCCAGCGGGCGGTCGACCTGCTCTCGGACGCCGAGCGAGTCCGTGTGGTCTCCTACGCGCTGAACGAACAGAGTCTCGACGTGATCGCCGACCGGACGGCCGCCGGCGAGCAGACCTTCGAGGGCGTCGTCTCGGCGGCGGCGGTCGACGCCCTCGCGGACGACTCGCAGTTGCGCGGCCGTCTGCGGGACCTCCTCGGTGCACAGGGAGCCGAGATGCGGGTCGTCGACGACCCGATCCCGGTCGCGGCCACGGTCGCCGACGACGTGGTCCACCTCTTCTTGCGCGACGACGCCGGTATCCTCCGCGCCTCACTGGACGTGGCGAGTCCGGCGGTGCGAACGTGGGCCGACGACCTGTTCGATCGCTACTGGGCCGACGCCGACCCCCTCACCGTCGATCAGGTGTGA